A region of Moorena producens PAL-8-15-08-1 DNA encodes the following proteins:
- a CDS encoding MBL fold metallo-hydrolase, with translation MTNTIQCTLTGNIESVAQVNYILSQDGIRFKIKTLPTDDIPTGIHSWQVAPNTSSDGVIGSLYLEAMTETVQEEQWLIAGRVVQLGKRGQFVQLKVSRPGQKTLKISVLGSNKHMKIGELWEVVAKRQRDTLILHRALPQGEHNSNSRPGKKNRSHKPVESRKYKHESTFQQTQTTLLQQALTRLSDDHYPSKSTLAAPPTETINRVLATLKQKTDVNDWQLDLPKQRARTRWEWEAFSPSTQQQARVSLKGNYIHVYYYQFPDIPSASVDSQSYDRLIVTPLGAARSIGASCFKILIGPYEVLLDCGTRPKGYDPLPALDYLDNPHLLLISHSHQDHLGAVPVFHSRYPDARMISTHGTREIAHVMLRDGLKIQQLNEDSPELFDEADLEQTLFQLETQPVGKDFEALPGLMVRFINAGHILGAACIYLRYKDMSLLYTGDFHTTNSRTTNGLNLAELPEADILITESTYGSSVHPARRNQETALMESIAEVVQAGGNVLIPSFALGRAQEILLAIRTSKLFNKLTVPIFVDGLVRAVTEVFRENLDLLPVPVQNLVKINGQEPFFDKTSTPPIISIEHPRERPIAIAKPSVIVASSGMLTGGPSVYYASALLERENAAIFISGYTDEESPGRLLQSLKTGDTVELDGKSITVKAQIKRFNLSAHTDKVGLGQVINKVKPKHLVLIHGELEALHQVARSGDNQSLCYIHIPAVGDKIELGVAPEQLSRQQIAKIQQPQEFDVMVESFGTDAWLRVPEEVVEKDPRWQTLSISGIIKARWDGVNLKLAPMQPEMILQEEEIEAGLKSGKHCCAVCQFFSGRFCQSPDSPLFERRVDPLAICDQFQSKVQDLSTLDTELLWSEEVDY, from the coding sequence GGTTAATCGCTGGCCGAGTAGTGCAGTTAGGCAAACGGGGACAGTTTGTACAACTCAAAGTGTCCAGACCAGGACAGAAAACCCTGAAAATCAGTGTCTTAGGCTCTAACAAGCACATGAAGATTGGGGAACTGTGGGAAGTAGTTGCTAAGCGCCAACGGGATACCCTGATTTTACATCGAGCTTTACCCCAAGGAGAGCACAATTCCAATAGCCGCCCAGGGAAGAAAAACCGCAGCCACAAACCGGTCGAGTCTAGGAAGTATAAACATGAGTCAACATTTCAACAAACCCAAACAACCTTGTTACAGCAGGCTCTGACCAGGCTATCAGATGACCATTATCCCTCCAAATCCACACTAGCTGCTCCCCCGACGGAAACCATTAATAGAGTCTTAGCCACGTTGAAACAGAAAACCGATGTCAACGATTGGCAATTAGACTTGCCTAAACAGCGAGCTCGAACAAGATGGGAATGGGAAGCGTTCTCCCCTTCAACCCAGCAACAAGCACGAGTGAGTTTGAAGGGAAACTATATCCACGTATATTATTACCAGTTTCCGGATATCCCATCTGCAAGTGTTGATTCTCAATCCTATGATCGTTTAATTGTTACTCCTTTAGGAGCAGCTAGAAGCATTGGTGCCAGTTGTTTCAAAATTCTGATTGGTCCCTATGAAGTACTCTTAGACTGTGGGACTCGACCCAAAGGCTACGACCCTTTGCCCGCCTTGGACTATCTGGATAATCCTCACCTGCTCCTGATCTCCCATAGCCATCAAGACCATCTTGGTGCTGTGCCTGTCTTTCACAGCCGCTACCCTGATGCGCGGATGATTTCAACTCATGGCACCAGAGAAATTGCCCATGTCATGCTCAGGGATGGACTGAAGATACAGCAACTGAATGAAGACTCTCCAGAGTTATTTGATGAGGCCGATTTAGAACAAACCTTGTTTCAATTGGAAACTCAACCAGTAGGCAAAGACTTTGAGGCATTACCGGGACTAATGGTAAGGTTCATCAATGCCGGGCATATCTTGGGTGCGGCTTGTATCTATCTGCGCTATAAGGATATGTCTTTACTCTATACCGGAGACTTCCACACTACCAATAGTCGCACCACTAACGGCTTGAATTTAGCTGAGCTTCCTGAAGCGGATATTTTAATTACTGAGTCTACCTATGGTTCCTCTGTCCACCCCGCTAGAAGAAATCAAGAAACTGCATTGATGGAATCCATTGCTGAAGTAGTGCAAGCTGGGGGCAATGTCTTGATTCCCTCTTTTGCTTTGGGTAGAGCTCAGGAAATCCTTTTAGCGATCCGCACCTCCAAGCTATTTAATAAATTAACAGTTCCCATCTTTGTGGATGGATTGGTCAGAGCAGTCACAGAGGTATTTCGAGAAAACCTGGACTTGTTACCTGTTCCAGTTCAGAACTTAGTCAAGATTAACGGCCAGGAGCCATTCTTTGATAAAACCAGTACACCCCCGATTATTTCTATCGAACACCCTCGGGAACGTCCGATTGCGATCGCAAAACCCAGTGTAATTGTGGCCAGTTCCGGTATGCTCACCGGTGGACCGTCAGTCTATTATGCCTCAGCACTGCTAGAGCGAGAGAATGCTGCCATCTTTATTTCTGGCTACACTGATGAAGAATCCCCTGGCCGCCTCCTGCAAAGTCTCAAAACTGGGGACACTGTTGAACTAGATGGGAAATCAATTACCGTCAAAGCTCAAATCAAACGGTTTAACCTCTCTGCCCATACCGATAAGGTGGGACTCGGACAAGTAATCAACAAGGTAAAGCCCAAGCACCTAGTCTTAATTCATGGAGAATTAGAAGCCTTACACCAAGTAGCCCGGTCTGGAGACAATCAGTCCTTATGCTATATCCATATTCCTGCTGTGGGGGATAAAATTGAATTAGGAGTAGCACCGGAACAGCTTTCCCGACAGCAGATTGCTAAGATTCAGCAACCCCAGGAGTTTGACGTGATGGTAGAGAGCTTTGGGACCGATGCTTGGTTGCGAGTTCCCGAAGAAGTGGTGGAAAAAGACCCTCGATGGCAGACCTTGAGTATCAGCGGCATTATCAAAGCGCGATGGGATGGTGTGAATCTCAAGCTTGCTCCCATGCAACCGGAAATGATACTTCAGGAAGAAGAGATTGAAGCAGGGCTTAAGAGTGGAAAGCATTGCTGTGCCGTGTGTCAGTTTTTCAGTGGTAGATTTTGTCAGTCTCCTGATAGTCCTTTGTTTGAGCGGAGGGTTGATCCCTTGGCAATCTGTGATCAATTCCAATCTAAAGTCCAGGATTTGTCAACTCTTGACACTGAACTTCTGTGGTCAGAGGAAGTTGATTACTAG
- a CDS encoding pentapeptide repeat-containing protein, translating to MKLPKDRIPEDQAHQAFALAAQLYAQHNQSYSVKELIEAGKEAQIPPEFMEKALAEIKKRTHSKSVVAKHHSNGSGLMLIGMGTVLLALAGIGWLASFVEPRPVAEPERLETGAVAEAEPIQVSVSQEEPTAFADNIGSGHINKCTPLIEKDLRGANLSGADCTNVDLSGVDLTNANLTGANFSRADLSQANFSNANLTGADLAGADLANADLSGANLTGANLSNTDLTGANFTGANLNGTDLARADLERSDLRDAMTNGANFDNTNLNQVTMPNGTINQ from the coding sequence ATGAAACTCCCAAAAGATCGTATCCCTGAAGACCAAGCCCACCAAGCATTCGCCTTAGCGGCTCAACTCTATGCTCAGCACAACCAAAGCTACTCTGTAAAGGAGTTGATTGAAGCAGGTAAAGAGGCACAAATTCCCCCAGAATTTATGGAAAAAGCCCTTGCTGAGATTAAAAAGCGAACGCATTCTAAATCCGTAGTCGCCAAACATCATAGTAATGGGTCTGGTCTGATGTTGATTGGTATGGGTACAGTCTTACTTGCTCTTGCGGGTATAGGATGGTTAGCCAGTTTTGTAGAACCTAGACCAGTGGCAGAACCTGAGCGATTGGAAACTGGAGCAGTTGCAGAAGCGGAGCCAATACAGGTAAGTGTGTCTCAAGAGGAACCCACAGCGTTTGCGGATAATATAGGGTCAGGGCATATTAACAAGTGTACACCCCTGATCGAGAAAGACCTCAGGGGTGCTAACCTCAGTGGGGCAGATTGTACGAATGTGGACTTGTCAGGAGTAGATTTGACTAATGCTAACCTGACTGGTGCTAATTTCAGCCGTGCTGATTTAAGTCAGGCTAACTTCAGCAATGCCAATCTCACCGGTGCCGATTTGGCTGGAGCAGATTTAGCCAATGCGGATTTAAGCGGTGCTAACCTGACTGGTGCCAATTTAAGTAATACAGATTTAACAGGAGCTAACTTCACTGGTGCCAATCTCAATGGTACCGATCTGGCCAGGGCAGACTTAGAAAGGTCTGATCTCAGGGATGCTATGACCAATGGTGCTAATTTTGATAACACTAATTTAAATCAGGTAACTATGCCCAACGGCACAATTAACCAATAA
- a CDS encoding dynamin family protein — MVTLPVQQEHLFNRSLNTIKGVKLLFVEAELLFDVSCPDLDALKQQLENPFSIFVCGEFNAGKSSVLNRLSNDELAAVGILPTTNSIQPYYPEGFDGIVFIDSPGTNSIIERHQALTEDYLQHADIILFVTSVERPLTKSELDFLSLVSKIWVRKVIVIINKVDLITPQESEQIISHVKDGLRDVFTEVPPLFTVSTRTGKDIDTLRDFLLEFLVEAEKIRLKLQGPQNSLLVYLEQLEKKNYQAREKIIAEKTIFDRSLLRINERIEQYDLIFGVFREKIRDLFTNLIQQLHKVIQDNFAFISLLKKRIIREDDLLEEKVARAIKEVKLEQQMEDIVNEAASTLVKYREQIIREAREDLQVAASLSEDSFQVPELNSGKIDTTAISDNLKVASEKGLNNFLTLGTAAAATGIGGHVVATAALFDLSAFVLALMLTMFSFNAVPKQREKATQQLDETLRELQNNYTDKLKQGLQQELVNSLKQFTDSLKPRLQEIDHKLAASNSLEDNLQSLRQEINDILKEVEQL, encoded by the coding sequence GTGGTCACCCTTCCTGTTCAACAAGAGCATCTGTTTAACCGCAGCCTCAACACCATCAAAGGTGTAAAACTACTCTTTGTCGAAGCAGAGCTGCTTTTCGATGTCTCTTGCCCTGATCTTGATGCCCTCAAGCAGCAACTGGAAAATCCCTTCTCGATCTTTGTCTGTGGAGAATTTAATGCCGGAAAATCCAGTGTGCTGAATCGCTTGAGTAATGACGAGCTAGCTGCTGTGGGCATACTTCCGACCACAAACTCGATTCAACCCTATTACCCAGAGGGGTTTGATGGCATTGTCTTTATTGATAGCCCAGGCACAAACTCGATCATTGAACGTCACCAAGCACTGACAGAGGATTATCTACAGCATGCTGATATCATCCTGTTTGTTACCTCAGTGGAACGACCTCTGACTAAATCAGAGCTGGACTTTCTCTCGTTAGTCAGTAAGATCTGGGTACGTAAAGTAATCGTTATTATTAATAAAGTGGATCTGATCACCCCACAAGAGAGTGAACAGATTATCTCACACGTTAAAGATGGACTTCGTGATGTCTTTACAGAAGTACCACCTTTATTTACAGTATCAACACGCACAGGTAAAGACATCGACACCCTACGAGACTTCTTACTAGAGTTTCTGGTAGAAGCTGAAAAAATACGGCTAAAACTTCAGGGTCCTCAGAACTCTTTATTAGTTTACCTAGAGCAGTTAGAGAAAAAGAACTATCAGGCACGGGAGAAAATCATTGCCGAAAAAACGATTTTTGACCGATCCCTGTTGCGAATCAATGAGCGCATTGAGCAATATGACCTTATTTTTGGTGTCTTTAGAGAAAAAATTCGTGACCTGTTTACCAATCTAATTCAACAATTACATAAGGTAATTCAGGATAATTTCGCCTTCATTAGCCTATTAAAAAAGCGTATTATTAGGGAAGACGATCTCCTGGAAGAAAAAGTAGCTAGGGCGATCAAGGAGGTAAAACTTGAGCAACAGATGGAGGATATTGTTAACGAAGCAGCATCAACCCTTGTGAAATATCGAGAACAAATTATTCGCGAAGCTAGGGAAGATTTACAAGTAGCAGCCAGCCTCTCAGAAGACTCATTTCAGGTTCCCGAACTTAATAGTGGTAAAATTGATACCACTGCTATCTCTGACAATCTTAAGGTAGCGTCAGAAAAGGGACTCAACAACTTTTTGACCTTGGGAACTGCTGCCGCAGCAACAGGAATTGGCGGACATGTGGTAGCAACTGCTGCACTATTTGATCTGTCAGCTTTTGTACTAGCTCTGATGTTGACCATGTTTAGCTTCAATGCGGTTCCTAAGCAGCGTGAAAAGGCAACCCAACAGCTTGATGAAACCTTGCGTGAGTTGCAGAATAACTATACCGATAAGCTCAAACAAGGTTTGCAGCAAGAATTAGTAAATAGCCTCAAGCAGTTCACTGACTCTCTGAAGCCGAGACTGCAGGAAATTGACCATAAACTCGCTGCCAGTAATTCATTGGAGGATAATTTACAAAGTCTCCGGCAGGAAATTAACGATATTTTAAAGGAGGTAGAGCAGCTATAG
- the pabB gene encoding aminodeoxychorismate synthase component I, with translation MIFNIHSRKLTVYPDSERVFVHLFGSQPTAFWLDSSRVEPGLSRFSFMGDGTGPNSLLVQYSITDQKLTINCSGKIIHRRESIFSYLHRELERRYNCLEGLPFDFNCGFVGYFGYEIKAECGGKLVHQSQFPDAMFLLADRILAFDHQEQVTYLLCLTKKGETQQTNAWFEDIEKQLYTLPPLPPIDLDYTHRKVSFRLSRSYQRYLEDIQESLDQIKAGESYEICLTNKIYANIELDPLAFYRRLRQLNPAPYSAFLRFGELAVACSSPERFLKIDPSGWVESKPIKGTAARGQTEEEDQLLCEGLRTQEKNRCENIMIVDLLRNDLGRVCEIGSVHVPKLMDVETYATVHQLVSTIRGRLRPDVRVGDCIRATFPGGSMTGAPKISTMEIIDRLELQARGIYSGAIGFLALNGAADLNIVIRTAEITPNQVSIGIGGALIALSNPQLEFEETLLKAEALVRAIVYTVCGEFSPELFEIDGLQTEMVNC, from the coding sequence ATGATTTTTAATATTCATAGTCGCAAGCTCACGGTCTACCCTGATTCGGAACGAGTCTTTGTTCATCTATTTGGCTCACAACCGACAGCATTCTGGCTAGACAGCTCTCGCGTAGAACCTGGTCTATCTCGTTTTTCTTTTATGGGAGATGGTACAGGACCAAACAGCCTGCTAGTACAATACTCGATTACTGACCAAAAACTCACCATTAACTGCTCGGGGAAAATAATACATCGTAGAGAAAGTATCTTCTCCTATCTACACAGAGAACTTGAGCGCCGATACAACTGTTTAGAAGGACTTCCCTTTGACTTTAACTGTGGTTTTGTTGGCTACTTTGGTTACGAAATAAAGGCAGAATGTGGAGGAAAGCTCGTCCATCAATCGCAATTTCCAGATGCGATGTTTCTCTTAGCAGACCGAATTCTTGCTTTTGACCATCAAGAGCAAGTAACCTATCTGTTGTGTCTAACTAAAAAAGGAGAAACTCAGCAAACAAATGCTTGGTTTGAAGATATTGAAAAACAGCTTTATACTCTACCTCCTCTGCCCCCCATTGACTTAGACTATACTCATCGAAAAGTTAGCTTTCGATTGAGTCGTTCCTACCAGAGATATCTGGAGGATATTCAAGAAAGTCTCGATCAGATTAAAGCTGGAGAAAGCTACGAAATTTGCTTGACTAACAAAATTTATGCCAATATCGAACTTGACCCTTTGGCATTTTACCGAAGGTTGCGCCAGCTCAATCCTGCACCCTACTCTGCCTTCCTAAGATTTGGCGAGCTAGCAGTGGCTTGTTCATCCCCAGAACGATTCCTTAAAATTGACCCCTCAGGTTGGGTGGAATCTAAACCCATTAAAGGAACTGCCGCACGAGGCCAAACAGAAGAAGAAGATCAACTGCTGTGCGAGGGGTTACGCACTCAGGAAAAAAACCGTTGTGAAAACATAATGATTGTAGACTTGCTTCGGAACGATTTGGGCAGGGTTTGCGAAATTGGCAGTGTCCATGTCCCTAAGTTAATGGATGTGGAAACCTATGCCACAGTTCATCAACTGGTGAGTACAATTCGGGGTCGTTTGCGTCCAGATGTAAGGGTGGGAGACTGTATCCGTGCCACATTTCCTGGAGGATCGATGACTGGTGCTCCTAAGATCTCAACCATGGAGATTATTGATCGATTGGAACTTCAGGCCAGGGGAATCTATTCCGGAGCGATCGGGTTTCTCGCACTCAACGGTGCTGCAGACCTTAACATTGTGATCCGAACTGCTGAGATTACTCCCAATCAAGTATCGATTGGTATCGGTGGTGCTCTGATTGCCTTATCGAATCCCCAGCTGGAATTTGAAGAAACCCTACTCAAGGCTGAAGCCCTAGTACGTGCGATTGTCTACACGGTTTGTGGAGAGTTTTCCCCAGAATTGTTTGAGATTGATGGTTTACAAACCGAGATGGTGAATTGTTGA
- a CDS encoding DUF3082 domain-containing protein, which translates to MTTSNQDTETPKSTQALPSPWRCLTGALISGGLTSAIYFLTASIATTFANKPLTSNSQTALKIAIAVRTLVVGVSTLATFIFGITTLGLVALAIQQLYRTKFRPLPPK; encoded by the coding sequence ATGACAACATCTAACCAAGACACGGAAACCCCTAAGAGTACTCAAGCGCTACCTTCCCCCTGGCGCTGCCTTACGGGAGCATTGATTTCTGGAGGATTGACGAGCGCTATTTATTTTCTAACTGCCTCCATTGCTACAACCTTTGCTAATAAACCCCTAACGTCTAACTCCCAGACAGCCCTCAAAATTGCGATCGCAGTTCGGACGCTGGTCGTGGGAGTCAGTACCCTAGCCACGTTTATCTTTGGTATTACTACCCTTGGTTTGGTAGCTTTGGCAATTCAACAACTCTACCGAACTAAGTTCCGACCTCTACCGCCCAAGTGA
- the gmk gene encoding guanylate kinase, whose translation MEAGRLIVLTGPSGVGKGTLLRQLLKRHPELDLSVSATTRQPRPGEVHGKHYYFVTRDQFEEMIIGGELLEWAEYAGNYYGTPSLPVKQLLDQGRSVILEIELVGARKINKTFPSALRIFVLPPSLDELEQRIRLRGKDSEEVIAQRLSIAKAEIEAADEFDVTIVNKDFKEALQSLEAVIFPS comes from the coding sequence ATGGAAGCAGGAAGACTCATTGTATTGACTGGTCCTTCTGGTGTTGGTAAAGGAACCTTGCTACGGCAGCTCCTGAAGCGACACCCGGAACTTGATCTTTCGGTTTCAGCAACCACCAGGCAACCTCGTCCTGGGGAGGTGCATGGGAAACACTATTACTTTGTCACTCGTGACCAGTTTGAAGAAATGATCATAGGGGGTGAGCTTTTAGAGTGGGCTGAGTACGCTGGTAATTACTACGGTACACCTAGTTTGCCAGTCAAGCAGCTTCTTGATCAGGGTAGGTCTGTTATTTTAGAAATAGAATTGGTTGGGGCAAGGAAAATCAATAAAACCTTTCCCTCTGCTCTCCGTATTTTTGTACTACCCCCCAGTCTAGATGAATTAGAGCAGCGGATTCGGTTGAGGGGTAAGGATAGTGAAGAAGTAATCGCCCAACGCCTTTCTATTGCCAAAGCCGAAATTGAAGCTGCTGATGAATTTGATGTGACTATTGTTAATAAAGACTTCAAAGAAGCTCTACAAAGCTTGGAAGCAGTTATCTTTCCATCTTAA
- the remA gene encoding extracellular matrix/biofilm regulator RemA, translating into MDIQLINIGFGNIVSANRVVAIVSPESAPIKRIITEAKERGYLIDATYGRRTRAVIVTDSSHVILSAIQPETVAHRFVINKDSHNGNH; encoded by the coding sequence ATGGACATTCAGCTGATTAATATTGGTTTTGGTAACATTGTTTCAGCAAACCGAGTTGTAGCAATTGTTTCTCCAGAGTCTGCTCCTATCAAGCGGATCATTACTGAGGCAAAAGAGCGTGGATATCTCATTGATGCAACCTACGGGCGTCGCACCAGAGCGGTAATTGTGACCGATTCCAGCCATGTCATCCTCTCGGCAATTCAGCCAGAAACTGTTGCCCATCGCTTCGTAATCAATAAAGATAGTCACAATGGTAACCATTAA
- a CDS encoding RDD family protein has protein sequence MGKLKSTPTNFFNRVTIQTPESVELELTLAGIGSRAYALLIDYIVLGLILVVFLIAWGFLSSQLLELLDYFFGINELRLWLVAIYLFITFSIYIGYFVLFETLWQGQTPGKRYGKIRVIRDDARPVRLQQATLRALLRPVDDLWFLGVFLIIFSKGEKRLGDWLAGTLVVQEEQPIASASFKISDQAQALANQLQTEADLSPLQPEDFAMIREYLQRREAMTFQAKAKLSGQLADQVKDMIALEKVPSGVTANLFLEAVYLAYQQLSSQDY, from the coding sequence ATGGGGAAGCTAAAATCAACACCGACTAATTTTTTTAATCGAGTCACTATACAAACCCCAGAAAGTGTTGAATTAGAATTAACGTTAGCAGGGATTGGCAGTCGAGCTTATGCCTTGTTAATTGATTATATTGTATTAGGATTAATTTTAGTAGTATTTTTAATTGCTTGGGGCTTTTTATCTTCCCAACTGCTGGAGCTATTAGACTATTTTTTTGGTATTAATGAGTTAAGGCTTTGGCTAGTAGCCATTTATCTATTTATTACCTTTTCAATTTACATCGGTTATTTTGTTTTGTTTGAAACCCTATGGCAGGGACAAACACCAGGTAAGCGCTATGGCAAAATTCGTGTTATTCGTGATGATGCTAGACCAGTGAGACTACAGCAAGCTACCCTACGTGCTTTGCTCAGACCTGTTGATGATTTATGGTTCCTGGGAGTATTTTTAATTATCTTTAGCAAGGGAGAGAAACGGTTGGGAGATTGGTTAGCAGGAACCCTGGTAGTCCAAGAAGAGCAGCCTATTGCTTCTGCTAGCTTCAAGATCTCCGATCAGGCTCAAGCCTTAGCCAATCAGCTCCAAACCGAGGCAGATTTGTCCCCCTTGCAGCCAGAAGACTTTGCTATGATTCGAGAGTATTTGCAGCGGCGCGAGGCAATGACATTTCAGGCAAAAGCTAAGTTAAGCGGACAACTGGCTGATCAGGTTAAAGACATGATTGCCTTGGAAAAGGTACCCTCAGGTGTCACGGCTAACTTGTTTCTGGAGGCTGTGTACCTTGCCTATCAGCAGTTATCATCCCAGGATTACTGA
- a CDS encoding DUF975 domain-containing protein — MSYEPSPSQSLGPLSIGNVVNVGLRIYRDHFKLYYRLAFIGYLWLLVPIYGWAKFCAMFGLISRLAFKEIIERPETVNEARRHVNPRMWSFFRAGILVSLITFIVSLITLGAAILVVFIISFVIGILIGVLGLIFGNSITLLDNLNTLPENSIAMTIIGLLVVIILMIVFFFGLSWFISRFLIYEIPLAIEENSIGARAAIGRSWKLTQGFILRIQGIVVVGFLISLPISIAVQIATFSIQTILSLLFPQESAIFAWLYLVLVFGLSFASGALLVPFWQAIKSVIYYDLCSRKEGIDLQLWGS; from the coding sequence ATGTCTTATGAGCCTAGTCCCAGCCAATCTTTAGGACCACTCAGTATTGGTAATGTTGTTAATGTCGGTCTGCGGATCTACCGCGACCATTTTAAGTTATATTATCGTCTAGCTTTTATCGGTTATCTATGGCTATTAGTTCCCATATATGGCTGGGCTAAGTTTTGTGCCATGTTTGGGCTAATTTCACGTCTAGCGTTTAAGGAAATCATTGAACGTCCAGAAACAGTGAATGAGGCTCGCCGCCATGTAAATCCTCGGATGTGGAGTTTTTTCAGAGCAGGCATCCTAGTATCCTTAATAACTTTTATAGTATCCTTGATAACTCTTGGAGCAGCAATCCTAGTAGTATTTATCATTTCTTTTGTTATTGGTATCTTGATCGGAGTCCTTGGTTTAATTTTCGGCAATAGCATTACTCTTTTAGATAATCTCAATACTCTCCCTGAGAATAGTATTGCTATGACTATCATAGGACTTCTGGTTGTGATTATTTTGATGATTGTTTTTTTCTTTGGATTGAGCTGGTTTATATCTCGCTTCTTAATTTATGAAATACCGCTTGCTATAGAAGAAAATTCTATCGGTGCCAGGGCAGCAATTGGTCGCAGCTGGAAATTAACTCAGGGATTTATATTACGTATTCAAGGGATAGTAGTTGTTGGGTTTTTAATATCACTACCAATTTCGATTGCTGTACAGATAGCTACATTCAGCATACAAACTATTTTATCTCTTTTGTTTCCTCAAGAATCAGCAATTTTTGCCTGGCTGTATTTAGTGCTAGTTTTTGGGTTGAGCTTTGCTAGTGGTGCGTTGTTAGTTCCCTTCTGGCAAGCCATTAAATCAGTGATATACTACGATCTATGTAGTCGTAAAGAAGGCATAGATTTGCAGCTATGGGGAAGCTAA
- a CDS encoding stage II sporulation protein M: protein MNIKRWIGRREANWKQLDTLLQQVEKHRIKSLPASQIKELASLYRSVSADLARARTNQVGNTLVKDLQRLTSRGYNQIYQGSRRQDWQGLGEFCRWGFPAIVQQTWSYIAIATAVFLLGALISWWLAWQDPVFMSLVVPEQLIEQVRDRQELWMGSILGMKPLASSGIMINNLSVCFRAVAGGITCGAFTLYVMAFNGILIGAIGTLVGQNNLAYPFWAFVFPHGSLELPAIFFAGGAGLLIARAILFPGQYRRVDALKFYGSQAAQLMFGIVPMLIIAGIIEGFFSPSPLVPSFLKYLVGIGLFSLLVIYCSSRKVEDASK from the coding sequence ATGAATATTAAACGTTGGATTGGGCGGCGGGAAGCAAATTGGAAACAGTTGGATACTCTCCTGCAACAAGTGGAGAAACATCGAATCAAGTCTTTACCAGCATCCCAAATCAAGGAACTCGCTAGTTTGTATCGCTCCGTCTCAGCGGATTTAGCCCGTGCTAGAACTAACCAAGTAGGCAATACCCTGGTCAAGGATTTACAACGACTGACCTCTCGGGGCTATAACCAGATTTATCAAGGTTCTCGCCGTCAAGACTGGCAAGGCTTAGGGGAGTTTTGTCGCTGGGGTTTCCCTGCTATAGTGCAACAGACGTGGAGTTATATTGCGATCGCAACAGCAGTGTTTCTCCTCGGAGCCTTAATTTCCTGGTGGTTGGCTTGGCAAGATCCAGTGTTTATGTCCCTGGTGGTTCCGGAACAGTTAATTGAACAAGTACGCGATCGCCAGGAATTGTGGATGGGTTCGATTTTGGGGATGAAACCCTTAGCGTCCAGTGGCATTATGATTAACAATTTATCGGTATGCTTTCGGGCAGTGGCTGGTGGGATTACCTGCGGTGCCTTTACCCTATATGTCATGGCATTCAACGGAATACTGATTGGTGCCATTGGCACCTTAGTGGGTCAAAATAACTTAGCTTATCCCTTCTGGGCATTTGTGTTTCCCCATGGTTCCCTGGAATTACCCGCTATCTTCTTTGCTGGTGGAGCCGGTTTACTCATCGCTAGAGCAATTCTGTTTCCAGGCCAATATCGCCGGGTAGATGCATTGAAATTTTATGGCTCCCAAGCGGCTCAGTTGATGTTTGGGATTGTGCCGATGTTGATTATTGCTGGTATTATTGAAGGGTTTTTCTCTCCGAGTCCCTTAGTGCCATCATTCCTCAAGTATTTGGTTGGAATCGGACTGTTTAGCCTTTTGGTTATATATTGTAGTAGCCGGAAAGTCGAGGATGCTTCAAAGTAG